In one Magallana gigas chromosome 9, xbMagGiga1.1, whole genome shotgun sequence genomic region, the following are encoded:
- the LOC136271276 gene encoding uncharacterized protein has protein sequence MDVRTKSSASGYRSRKYCCICSNYRGKTVEGQVVSLHRFPSDADKRRIWLQRARLVRKDFTYTKNSYVCSSHFVNGSGPSAAHPLPSIFPNKVFKTSAPSTTNAPAAPFSHEPGVQDNQLPESEDNQDSLEQTDDPLKDSLNMHDYHKDWTTCAGEVPKNKETQTILLTVDSSTQTDESFFNSMAMKKCVSSSAETQTDGKLFIDKGIQVSRPVFTFEDVEQDDSKILFYTGIPNKETFNAVFDEIKDNALESTTRVGISSSNQGRPRRLRIIDEFFLVLMRLRLGLLLEDLSDRFNVSVSTCSNIFNLWIDFLFVQLQPLIMWPSKETIYATMPCSFKGKFSNCRVILDCTEVFVQTPSSLANKSLLYSDYKSHMTFKGLIGISPAGVTTFVSDLWGGKYK, from the exons ATGGACGTACGAACGAAAAGCTCTGCTTCGGGATACCGCTCAAGAAAGTATTGTTGTATATGTAGTAATTATAGGGGGAAAACCGTAGAGGGACAAGTCGTCAGTCTCCACAGATTTCCAAGCGATGCAGATAAACGTAGAATATGGCTGCAGCGAGCAAGGTTAGTGCGCAAGGACTTCACCTACACCAAGAATTCGTACGTGTGTTCTTCACATTTCGTGAATGGTAGCGGCCCCTCTGCAGCCCATCCTTTGCCGTCGATATTTCCGAACAAGGTGTTCAAAACATCG GCACCCTCAACCACAAATGCCCCAGCTGCTCCCTTTTCTCATGAGCCAGGTGTGCAGGACAATCAGCTTCCTGAGAGTGAGGATAACCAGGATAGCCTTGAACAAACAG aTGACCCGTTAAAGGATTCCCTAAATATGCACGATTACCATAAAGACTGGACAACATGTGCTGGTGAAGTTCCAAAAAATAAGGAAACTCAGACTATTTTGTTAACTGTAGATTCATCAACACAAACTGATGAATCCTTTTTTAACAGCATGGCCATGAAAAAGTGTGTTTCCTCCTCTGCAGAAACACAGACTGATGGAAAGCTTTTCATTGATAAAGGGATTCAAGTTTCTAGACCTGTGTTCACCTTTGAAGATGTAGAACAGGATGACTCCAAAATTTTATTCTACACAGGTATTCCTAACAAAGAGACATTTAATGCTGTGTTTGATGAGATAAAGGATAATGCACTCGAAAGTACAACACGTGTAGGGATTTCATCTTCAAATCAAGGACGACCAAGAAGACTAAGGATTATTGACGAGTTTTTTCTTGTTCTCATGAGACTACGGCTGGGATTACTCCTAGAGGATTTATCAGACAGGTTTAATGTTAGTGTTTCAACTTGcagcaatatttttaatttatggattgattttttgtttgttcagtTGCAGCCTTTGATAATGTGGCCATCCAAAGAAACAATATATGCCACCATGCCATGTTCATTTAAGGGAAAATTTAGTAACTGCAGAGTCATATTAGACTGTACTGAAGTTTTTGTGCAAACACCTAGTTCTCTTGCTAACAAGTCATTACTCTACAGTGATTATAAATCCCATATGACATTTAAAGGACTCATAGGCATCAGCCCAGCAGGTGTTACAACATTTGTTTCAGACCTTTGGGGGGGGAAGTATAAGTGA
- the LOC136271876 gene encoding caldesmon-like, which produces MRSKRISAAQKAAKEKERRKSAVKPEKSESLVGNSKKNPDNFSSFTGTLANANTKLNKETNELKTKQETETKLNEKTKQETETKLNKETNELKTEQETETKLNEKTKQETETKLNKETNELKTEQETETKLNEKTEQETETKLNKETNELKTEQETETKLNKETNELKTEQETETKLNEKTKQETETKLNKETNELKTEQETETKLNEKTGQETETKLNKETNELKTEQETETKLNKETNELKTEQETETKLNEKTGQETETKLNKETNELKTEQETETKLNKETKQETETKLNKETNILKTEQETKTKLNKETETKLNKETNKLKIETKLNKETERKLKKQKTKTKTIKDSGLESMVTIQTKTNQKTKICSKSMGEMRSCTVTKKTQKKITNEMNEEKIEAIFDNGRSKKDIKREDEIHEGNYKIKRSNKRKMNFGFKTCDKNKNDEASVKVKKMCTSIPADIQNQIDRRLQQLSEPDYGKWEVRLIDVLKQKPREKIDRNTKKKRKEDVELSLIDCEKTDLSYCPLSEATKERLKRRSNSSVVAKEFKDQSISVEKLLTVPTKTRSIVGDGNCFFRSLSFAIFGEECHHFKIRSIIVNHILKNEKIFFSFLRSGYQSVCSYVFKKGMLKNGVWATEVEIIAAAHLLQTDIYVFDDSNKSWVRFSGKQANSRLKVEAEAIYLKHCYRAHYEVVLSVEEHKENVMNTSANTASNIFDHSETVMHNVKVDTKIETLKGQRTCSDDILMEEAFQCSTGEENIQFEGKILQGNCHQGHPKFGASAGKQCVMNSLASLMYSKVKHTKDWNVHDMNVVLNTGNELYRFLAGSSTMHNDYVLVTEIPRQIECFNKEFNFEFYDSLDRFGKMSPFGKSILLECNTVEDLTSHCMSLANSMNASRYEQFEG; this is translated from the exons atGAGGTCAAAACGGATTTCTGCTGCACAAAAAGCAGccaaagagaaagagagaaggaAGTCAGCAGTAAAGCCTGAGAAATCAGAGAGTTTGGTGGGCAactctaaaaaaaacccagacaatTTTAGTTCCTTTACAGGAACGTTGGCCAATGCTAACACA AaactgaacaaagaaacaaatgaactgaaaacaaaacaagaaactGAAACAAAACTGAACGAAAAAACGAAACAAGAAACTGAAACAAaactgaacaaagaaacaaatgaACTGAAAACTGAACAAGAAACTGAAACAAAACTGAACGAAAAAACGAAACAAGAAACTGAAACAAAACTGAACAAAGAAACCAATGAACTGAAAACTGAACAAGAAACTGAAACAAAACTGAACGAAAAAACTGAACAAGAAACTGAAACAAaactgaacaaagaaacaaatgaACTGAAAACTGAACAAGAAACTGAAACAAaactgaacaaagaaacaaatgaACTCAAAACTGAACAAGAAACTGAAACAAAACTGAACGAAAAAACGAAACAAGAAACTGAAACAAaactgaacaaagaaacaaatgaACTGAAAACTGAACAAGAAACTGAAACAAAATTGAACGAAAAAACTGGACAAGAAACTGAAACAAaactgaacaaagaaacaaatgaACTGAAAACTGAACAAGAAACTGAAACAAaactgaacaaagaaacaaatgaACTGAAAACTGAACAAGAAACTGAAACAAAATTGAACGAAAAAACTGGACAAGAAACTGAAACAAaactgaacaaagaaacaaatgaACTGAAAACTGAACAAGAAACTGAAACAAAACTGAACAAAGAAACTAAACAAGAAACTGAAACAAaactgaacaaagaaacaaatatACTGAAAACTGAACAAGAAACTAAAACAAAACTGAACAAAGAAACTGAAACAAaactgaacaaagaaacaaataaactgaaaattgaaacaaaactgAACAAAGAAACTGAAAGAAAACTTAAGAAAcagaaaactaaaacaaaaaccaTCAAAGATAGTGGTCTAGAATCAATGGTGACAATCCAAACCAAAACTAAccagaaaacaaaaatttgctCGAAATCAATGGGTGAAATGAGGTCATGCACAGTTACAAAGAAAACCcaaaagaaaataacaaatgaaatgaaCGAAGAAAAAATTGAAGCTATATTCGACAATGGAAGAAgcaaaaaagatataaaaagagAAGATGAAATTCATGAGggaaattacaaaattaaaagatCAAACAAACGTAAAATGAATTTTGGCTTCAAGACGTGTGACAAGAACAAGAATGATGAGGCTAGTgttaaagtaaagaaaatgtGTACTTCAATTCCAGCTGATATACAAAACCAAATTGATCGCAGACTTCAACAGTTATCAGAACCGGACTATGGAAAATGGGAAGTTAGATTAATTgatgttttgaaacaaaaaccaagggaaaaaattgaTAGAAACACTAAAAAGAAGAGGAAAGAAGATGTGGAATTGTCTCTTATTGACTGTGAGAAAACTGATTTGAGTTACTGTCCCCTTTCGGAGGCCACAAAAGAGCGGTTGAAAAGAAGATCAAACTCCAGTGTTGTTGCAAAGGAATTCAAAGACCAATCCATATCTGTTGAAAAACTGCTGACGGTTCCTACGAAAACCAGATCTATTGTAGGGGACGGGAATTGTTTCTTTAGATCATTATCATTTGCAATCTTTGGTGAAGAATGTCATCATTTCAAAATAAGAAGCATAATAgtaaatcatattttgaaaaatgaaaaaatatttttcagctttttaagATCAGGATACCAATCTGTCTGcagttatgtttttaaaaaaggcatGTTAAAGAATGGAGTATGGGCCACCGAAGTTGAAATCATTGCTGCAGCTCACTTGCTTCAAACTGATATTTATGTGTTTGACGATAGTAACAAGTCCTGGGTAAGGTTTTCGGGAAAACAAGCAAATAGCAGATTAAAAGTAGAAGCTGAGGCAATTTATCTAAAACATTGTTACCGAGCACATTATGAAGTTGTTCTATCGGTGGAAGAACATAAGGAAAACGTAATGAACACGTCTGCAAACACAGCCTCAAACATTTTTGATCATTCTGAAACAGTTATGCATAATGTGAAAGTTGATACGAAAATTGAGACATTAAAAGGACAGCGCACATGCTCTGATGACATTTTAATGGAGGAGGCATTTCAATGTAGCACAGGGGAAGAGAACATTCAATTCGAGGGGAAAATTCTGCAAGGTAACTGTCACCAAGGACATCCTAAGTTCGGTGCATCTGCCGGAAAACAATGTGTTATGAACAGTCTAGCTTCCTTGATGTATAGCAAAGTAAAACATACAAAAGACTGGAATGTTCATGAtatgaatgttgttttgaataCTGGTAATGAATTGTATCGGTTCTTAGCAGGTAGTTCTACCATGCATAATGACTATGTTTTAGTTACAGAAATTCCGAGACAAATTGAATGCTTCAATAAAGAATTTAACTTCGAATTTTATGATTCTTT AGATAGATTTGGGAAAATGTCCCCATTTGGAAAGAGTATTCTCCTTGAATGCAATACTGTCGAAGATCTGACTTCGCATTGTATGTCATTAGCTAACTCTATGAATGCTAGTAGATATGAACAGTTTGAG GGATGA
- the LOC136271877 gene encoding uncharacterized protein, whose product MSKRRCAEFLVTKRRCAEFLVTKRRCAEFLVTKKRCAKFLVTRRRCAEFLVTRRRSAEFLVTRRRCAEFLVTRRRSAEFLVTKRRCAEFLVTKKRCAEFLVTRRRCAEFLVTRRRSAEFLVTRRRCAECLVTRIRSAEFLVTKRRCAEFLVTKRRCAEFLVTKRRCAEFLVTKKRCAKFLVTRRRCAEFLVTRKRCAELFVARRRCAEFLVTRRRCAEFLVTKRRCAEFLVTKRRCAEFLVTKRRCAEFLVTRRRCAEFLVTRRRCAEFLVTRRRCAEFLVTKRRCAEFLVTKRRCAEFLVTKKRCAKFLVTRRRCAEFFVTRRRCAEFLVTRRRCAEFLVTRKRCAEFLVARRRCAEFLVTRRRSAEFLVTRRRCAEFLVTRRRCAKFLVTRRRCAVFLVTKRRCAEFLVTKKRCAKFLVTRRRCAEFLVTRKRCAELFVARRRCAEFLVTRRRSAEFLVTKRRCAEFLVTQRRCAEYLVTKRRCAEFLVTRKEEKVCRVPCH is encoded by the exons ATGTCCaa GAGAAGGTGTGCCGAGTTCCTTGTCACTAAGAGAAGGTGTGCCGAGTTCCTTGTCACTAAGAGAAGGTGTGCCGAGTTCCTTGTCACTAAGAAAAGATGTGCCAAGTTCCTTGTCACTAGGAGAAGGTGTGCCGAGTTCCTTGTCACTAGGAGAAGGAGTGCCGAGTTCCTTGTCACTAGGAGAAGATGTGCCGAGTTCCTTGTCACTAGGAGAAGGAGTGCCGAGTTCCTTGTCACTAAGAGAAGGTGTGCCGAGTTCCTTGTCACTAAGAAAAGATGTGCCGAGTTCCTTGTCACTAGGAGAAGGTGTGCCGAGTTCCTTGTCACTAGGAGAAGGAGTGCCGAGTTCCTTGTCACTAGGAGAAGATGTGCCGAGTGCCTTGTCACTAGGATAAGGAGTGCCGAGTTCCTTGTCACTAAGAGACGGTGTGCCGAGTTCCTTGTCACTAAGAGAAGGTGTGCCGAGTTTCTTGTCACTAAGAGAAGGTGTGCCGAGTTCCTTGTCACTAAGAAAAGATGTGCCAAGTTCCTTGTCACTAGGAGAAGGTGTGCCGAGTTCCTTGTCACTAGGAAAAGATGTGCCGAGTTATTTGTCGCTAGGAGAAGGTGTGCCGAGTTCCTTGTCACTAGGAGAAGGTGTGCCGAGTTCCTTGTCACTAAGAGAAGGTGTGCCGAGTTCCTTGTCACTAAGAGAAGGTGTGCCGAGTTCCTTGTCACTAAGAGAAGGTGTGCCGAGTTCCTTGTCACTAGGAGAAGATGTGCCGAGTTCCTTGTCACTAGGAGAAGGTGTGCCGAGTTCCTTGTCACTAGGAGAAGGTGTGCCGAGTTCCTTGTCACTAAGAGAAGGTGTGCCGAGTTCCTTGTCACTAAGAGAAGGTGTGCCGAGTTCCTTGTCACTAAGAAAAGATGTGCCAAGTTCCTTGTCACTAGGAGAAGGTGTGCCGAGTTCTTTGTCACTAGGAGAAGGTGTGCCGAGTTCCTTGTCACTAGGAGAAGGTGTGCCGAGTTCCTTGTCACTAGGAAAAGATGTGCCGAGTTCCTTGTGGCTAGGAGAAGATGTGCCGAGTTCCTTGTCACTAGGAGAAGGAGTGCCGAGTTCCTTGTCACTAGGAGAAGGTGTGCCGAGTTCCTTGTCACTAGGAGAAGATGTGCCAAGTTCCTTGTCACTAGGAGAAGGTGTGCCGTGTTCCTTGTCACTAAGAGAAGGTGTGCCGAGTTCCTTGTCACTAAGAAAAGATGTGCCAAGTTCCTTGTCACTAGGAGAAGGTGTGCCGAGTTCCTTGTCACTAGGAAAAGATGTGCCGAGTTATTTGTTGCTAGGAGAAGGTGTGCCGAGTTCCTTGTCACTAGGAGAAGGAGTGCCGAGTTCCTTGTCACTAAGAGAAGGTGTGCCGAGTTCCTTGTCACTCAGAGAAGGTGTGCCGAGTATCTTGTCACTAAGAGAAGGTGTGCCGAGTTCCTTGTCACTAGGAAAGAG GAGAAGGTGTGCCGAGTTCCTTGTCACTAG
- the LOC117689509 gene encoding uncharacterized protein, giving the protein MAPARHRSTRSRQKVNQIPKEERVYQGDAVAVLLDGGVWWPACSLAEKKVKFWSDEKVKSGQKTRSCRSKKRAQQIRHTCS; this is encoded by the exons ATGGCGCCTGCAAGGCATAGGAGCACGAGGTCAAGACAAAAA GTGAATCAAATACCAAAAGAAGAAAGGGTGTACCAAG GAGATGCTGTAGCTGTTCTCCTTGATGGGGGTGTTTGGTGGCCTGCTTGTTCTTTGGCAGAAAAAAAAGTCAAGTTTTGGTCGGATGAAAAAGT TAAAAGTGGCCAGAAGACACGATCTTGCAGAAGCAAGAAAAGAGCCCAACAAATTCGGCACACCTGCTCCTAG